Genomic segment of Variovorax sp. OAS795:
GTTCCCATCTCGCGGTAGGCGAAGTCGATGCCGCCCGCCGAGATGGATTGCGTGGGAACGTTGGCCCAGGTCACGCGCGGCGCCAGGTCCGTGGACGGTGCACGGGTCCTCGTGCCGTCGGCCGGTGCATCGGCGGCCCCGGCCGGTTGCGAAAGGGCCGATGCGGCCAACGCGAGGGCGAGCGCGGCGGCTTTGGACGAATGGCGCATTGCGCTGTCTCCGGTGGTGCGTGAACGCGTCAGGCCGTTTGCGGCAGGTAGCTGGGCCTGGGCGCGGTCATGCCGCGCCTGACCTGCTGGGTGAGCTCATCGGCCAGCACCTCGTCGGCGCCGGCTTCGAGGCCGTCGAACGCGCGCGCGACGATGTCCTCGGCGCTCGACTTGGGCACATCGAAGCCACGCGTGAGGTCGGTGTCGACATAGGCCATGTGCAGCCCCAGCACCTGGGTCTTCTGCGCCGCGAGCTCGGTGCGCAGCGCATTGGTGAGCGACCACGCGGCCGACTTGCTCGCCGAATAGGCGGCCAGCTCGCCGCCATTGACCCACGAGGCGACCGACAGCACATTGAGCAGAGCGCCGCCGCCGTTGGCCTTGAGGATCGGCGCAAAGGCCTTGCTCACGCGCAGGACCGCAAAGAAGTTGGTCTCGAAGATGCGCCGCGCCACCTCTTCGCTGTCGGCCGCGAGAAAGCCGCCGGGCTGGGCGATGCCGGCGTTGTTGACCACCAGCGTCACGTCGGTTGCCAATGCCGCGGCGGCGGCCACGTCTTCGGGATTGTTGACGTCCAGCCGAAGGGCCTGGACGCCGGCTTGCGTGATGGTGGCGGTGTCGCGTGCACCCACGTAGACCTTGCGGGCACCGCGCGCGAGCAGCTCGCGTGCGAATGCCAGGCCGATGCCGCGATTGGCGCCCGTGACCAGGGCGACGGAATTCTCGATCTTCATGGGAATCTCCAAATGGATAAAAAAGAAGGGGACCTGTACCGCTTGCCCCTATCGCACCTTGACGACCACCTTGCCCCGGGCGCGTCCCTGGGCGAGGTACTCGAGGGCTTCCTTCGCCTGCTCGAACGGAAACACCTTGTCGATCACCGGGCGGATGCGCTCGGCCGCGAGGAGTCCGCCGATCTCGGCGAGCTGGTGCCCGTCGGGGCGGGCAAAGAGAAACGAGTAGCTGACGCCGCGCTGCTTTGCGAGCCGCTTGATCTTTCGGCTCATCATCGCGAACACGAAGGTCAGGACGAAGTTCAGCCCGCGCGCCCGGGCGAACGCCGCGTCCAGCGGCCCGACCAGCGAGACCATCGCGCCGCCCGGCTTGAGGATGCCGACCGCCTTTTCCATCGCGTCGCCCCGCACCGTGCCCAGCACCGCGTCGTAGCCGCGCAGCACGTTCTCGAATTCCTGCTTCTTGTAGTCGACGATCTCGTCGGCGCCGAGGCCGCGTACCAGTTCGACGTTGCCCGTGCTGGTGGTCGTTCCGACCTTGGCGCCCAGGTGCTTGGCCAGCTGAATGGCAAACGTACCGATACCGCCGGAGCCCGCCGGGATGAACACCTGCTGGCCGGCTTGAAGTTTCAAGCGCTCCTTCAGTGCTTGCCACGAAGTGAGCCCGACCATGGGCATCGATGCGGCCTGCACGAAGTCCAGGTTGGCCGGCTTCAGCGCGGCAGCGCCTTCGGGTACCGCCGCGAACTCGGCGATCGAGCCCGCGCCCGTGTCGAAAATGCTGGCGAAGATCGCATCGCCTGGCTTGAAGCGGGTCACGCGGCTGCCGACTTCCATCACCACGCCGGCGAGGTCGCTGCCCAGCGTGGCCGGAAACTCGAACTTCACGACAGCCTTGAAGAGCCCCGTCGGGATCATGTTGTCGATCGGGTTGACGCCCGCGGCGTGCACCTGCACCAGCAGCTCGTCGGGCTCGAGGGTGGGGCGGGGTACCTCGGTGAACCCGATGTCGGGCGATTTGCCGTAGCGCTTGAAGGTGAGTGCTTTCATGTCTTTCCTTGTTCAGGGCTGGAGCGGGTGTGCGAACGGAACGGCAGCGGCGCCGCGAACGCCACCCGCTTGGTCGTGTTTCGCATGATGAGCATCATATTTATGGGCGAAGAAGAAGGGCATGGCTGCACGGCGCCGGAATCAGCGCGCGGCCAGCTGCTTCAGCGCCGCCTCGCACAGGCTGGCCGAGAGCGCGGGTTCGTCGACCGCGCGCGCCAGCACCAGCGTGCCCACCAGCGTGGCGACGGTCGCGAGTGCGCGTTCGTGGGCAGCGGGCTGCCCCCAGTCCGGCGACTGGCGAGCGACGAAATCGATCATTTCCTTGATGTGGCGCGTGGTCACGCGGCGCACTTCGGGCGCCTGGCGCGGCGTTTCGGAGCCCAGTGCCGCCAGCGGGCAACCTAGCTCCACCTGCGCCACATGCTCGGGCGAAAGGTAGGTGCGCATCATGGAAGCCAGGGCCTGTTCCGACGGCACGCTGGCCACGACGCTGGCGGTTGCGGCGGCCGTTTCGGCGCATGCACGGGCCGCGGCTTCGGCCAGCATGGCCTCGCGGGACGGAAAGTGGGCATAGAAGGCGCCGTGCGTGAGCCCGGCCTCCTTCATGATGTCGGCCACACCCGTGCCGTCATAGCCGCTGCGGCGGATCGCCCGCGCGGCCGCGGAGACGATGCGCTCATGCGACGCTTCCTTGGCGGCTGTCCTAGCGTTGTGCTTTGCGTTTCGCATGATGCGTATCATATGTGTTTGCAGAACGCATGTCAAGCACCGCGGCCGCTGCCGATCCGGATCGCCGCTCCGTGCGTCACAGGAGGTCCTCGTCCACCACCAGCGACAGCAGCGACCAGCGCAGGCGCTGCGGCCAGCTCGTTTCCGGCTCGCGGCGCAGCACCCGGCGCTGCCCGTCGCGCAGGAAGCTCCATTGCAGGCCGCCGCCGTCCGGCGCGGCGCTCACGGCAAAGCTCGCGGGCATGCGCACGCGCTGGATCAGGTCGGCCAGCTCGGCGGCGAGCGCGGGGCTGTCGACGATCAGGCCGAGCTCGGTGTTGCAGTGCGCGGAGCGCCGGTCCATGTTCATCGAGCCCACGTAGAACCAGCGCCGGTCGATCACTGCCAGCTTGGCGTGCAGCCGGCCGAGAGAGCCTCGCGCGCTTTCGGTGCCGCTCCAGGCGGGATGCGGTTCGCTGGCGGGCATGAGCTCATAGAGCGCGGCGCCCATCTGCAGCAGGGCGCCGCGGTAGCGTGCATAGCCGTGGTGCACCAGCGGCTCGTCGGTGGTGGCGAGCGAGTTGGTCATCACCGCCACGCGCGCACCGCCGCGGCTCGCATCGGCCAGCGCTTCGATCATGCGGGGCATGGGGACGAAGTAGGGCGAGACGACGAGCACCTCGGCGCGCGCCGTCCTGAAAAGGTCGAGGTTCGCGGCCATCACCGGGCCCATTGCCGGGCCTTCACGGCGCAGCGTTCCTTCGGGCTCGTCGGGGCTGCCGCCGGCATCGTCGACCGCAGCGCCTTGCATGGCGGCGTCGGCCACCACGCGCACTTTCGCGGGCACCAGGTCGACCCGCCCCTGCGCGATTTGCGCGCCGACCGGGCCACGTCCCAGCGCATCGCGCTCGTCGGCCGGCGGCAGCACGGGGCCGAGCTCGCTCAGCACCGCGGCGAAGCGCTCGCGCGCACCGGCCGCCGTGCCGCCGCCCGATGCGATGGCCTCGAACGGGTAGGAGAGGGGCCCGTTCCAGAAGGCGTCGAAGCTCGCCGACAGCGCGCGCACCGCGGGCCCGGCCACGAGCGCGTCCATGTCGATGAAGTTGGCCGGCTTGCTGCGCCCGAAGTACGCGTCCGCGATGTTGCGCCCGCCGGTGATCGCGAAGCTGTTGTCGGCAATGAAGAGCTTGTTGTGCATGCGCCGGTTCACGCGGCCGATCTCGTGCAGCGACAGCAGCACGCGCGTGCGAAGGCCGCCGCTGCGCACGGGCAGGGGGTTGAACACGCGCACCTGCACGTTGCCGTGCGTGGCCAGGCCGGCCAGCATCGGGTCGTCTCCGCCGGTGTACAGGTCGTCCACCAGCAGGCGCACGCGCACGCCGCGCGCGGCCGCATCGCGCAGCGCGCGCAGGAACTGCCGCCCCGAGGCGTCGTCGGCCACCACGTAGTACTGCGCATCGAGCGTGTGGCGCGCGGCCTGCGCGAGCGCGATGCGTGCATCGAAGGCCTGGTCGCCGCCCGGCAGCAGGCGCACGCCGGAGATCTCGGTGGCTTCGCCCGCCGCACCTTCCATGTCCGGCAGCGACGCCGCGGCAATGCGTGCAAGCGCGCTGTCTTCCACGTCGGTGCGCGCATGCGATGCGATGCGGTGCACCTCGCCCGGCAGCGCGGCGCAGCCCGCCAGCAGCGAGAGCAGCGCCAAGGCCGCGGCGCACAGCACGCGGGCGAGCTCCATGTGATGCAGCGCGGCGATGCAGAACCGGCACGCAAGCGGTTCGCATGCGGCACGCCATGCGGCAAGAGACGGTGGGGTGTTCATGGCGGTCCTCGGTGCATCGGATGCAAAGTGGCGATCGATGCAGGCAGTCTTCCGCGCGGCGTCCGCCGCAACAATTGAACGCAGCGCCTAGGTCGCCGCCGCTCCGCGACCGAGGGCACGGCCTAGTCCCGCGGCAGGGTGCGGGTGGCCGTCGGACTAGGCCTTTGGTGTAGGTGCGGGCGCTCGCTTATTGGGGGCCTTTGCGCTAACCTGCATCCAGCACGGGGAGGGTCAACGTAGACGAGAGGCCTGTATGAAGGTTCTGCTGGTCGATGACCACGAGATCGTCTGGAACGGCACGCGCCTGCTGCTGGAGCGCATGGCCGCCGAGATCGAACCCGGCCGCCCGTTCCACTTCGAAGCCGTGCGGGACGCCGAACAGGCCTGCCAGCTGGACGCCGCCGGCATCGACCTGCTGCTGCTCGACTACCACCTGCCCCAGCTCTCCGGCGTGGCCGCGCTCAAGGCCGTGAAGGCGCACTTCGAGGCCACGCCCGTGTGCATGCAGTCGGCCGAGAGCTCGCCGCAGCGCGTGCGCGAGGTCATCGAGGCCGGCGCGGCCGGCTTCATTCCCAAGTCGTACCGGCTCGAGGACATGGAGGCGGCGCTGCGCGTGGTGCTGCGCCACCGGGTCTACCTGCCGGCCGAGTTCGTGCTGGCCGACGACGTGACCCGCGCGCGCGACGCCGACGAACTGCCGCGCGAAGACCTCGCCCGCTTCCTTCGCGTCGAGCTCTCTCCGCGCCAACGCCAGGTGCTGGCGCTGGCCATCCGCGGCATGCCGGCCAAGCTGATCGCGCGCCAGCTGCTGATTGCCGAGGGCACGGTGAAGGTGCACCTGTCGATGGTCTACCGGGCGCTGGGCGCGCGCAACCGCACCGACGCCCTGTGCCGCGTCTTCGACGCGCAGGCGGCATGGGCGCTCGAGGCCACCTAGCATGGCCGCCGCGCGCGACGAGCTCGACGAACGGCGCCTGCAGGTGGTTGCGGAGCAGGCCGTGGGCCTGCGCTGGCAGATCCTGCTCACCGCCGTGGTGGTGGCGGCCATCGTGTGGCGCGACGTTCCGGCGCCCTGGGTGCTCGGCTGGTTCGCGGCCGTGATCGCCAGCCGCGAGTGGCGCGCCGCGGCGCTCGCGCGCATGGCCGCCGACCGCACCCGCCCCATCGGCGAGCGGCTGCGCGCCACCGTGAACTGGAACGTGCTGATCGGCGCCTGCAACGGCTCGGCGGCGCTGTTCATGGTGCAGCTCGACCCGACGCTCGATGCCGTCCTGACGATGATCCTGGTGTCGTGGGGTGCGGGCGCGGTGTCCACCAGCGCCACCGTGATGCCCGCTTTCCTGGTCTACGCGGGCCTGCTCTTCGTGCCCACCGCAGCCATGTGGCTGCTGGCCGGCGGCTGGCTCGGCTGGGGCGTGGGCGCGCTGGTGCTGATGTTCTTCGGCGTGCAGACGCGCTTCGCGCGGCGCAACCTCGCGACCTTCGAGGAGTCGTTCGGCATCCGCGCCGAGAACCAGGCGCTGGCCCAGTCGCTGGAGTTCGAGCGCGCGCAGCTGGCCATCGCGCGCGACCAGGCGGTGAGCGCCAACAACGACAAGAGCCGCTTCCTGGCCGGCGCCAGCCACGACCTGCGCCAGCCGCTGCAGGCAATGGCGCTCAACGTGGGCGCGCTGCGGCACGTGGCGATGGCGCCCGATGCGCGCGCGATCGTCGAGGTGGTCGACAGCAGCCTGGAGCAGCTGCGCGCCATGCTCGACGCGCTGCTCGATGTCTCCAAGCTCGATGCCGGCGTGGTCGTTGCCCAGCCCCAGCGCGTGCGGATCGACCGGCTGCTGACCGCCGTGGTGGCGAGCTTCGGCGCGGCGGCGTCGGCGCGCGATGTCGGGCTGCGCGCGGACTGTCCGCCGGGCCTGGAAGTGCAGACCGACCCCGACCTGCTGCGCCGCATGCTGGCCAACCTCGTGGACAACGCGATCAAGTTCTCGCCCACGGGTGGGCAGGTCGAAGTGCAGGTCTGCGTGCGCGATGCCCCCGGCGCATCGACGGGCGAGGTCGAGCTGACCGTGCAGGACCGCGGCCCCGGCATCGCGCCCGAGAACCATCGCCTCGTGTTCGAGGACCTGGTGCAGCTCCAGGCGGTGGGCGCCGCCGCTGCGCATGCCGCGGGGCACGGCCTCGGCCTGGGCATCGTGCGGCGCATGGCCGAACTGCTGGGCGTGCCGGTCGAGCTCGAGTCCAGCCTCGGTGCGGGTGCCTGCTTCCGCCTGCGGCTGCCGCGCGCCATGCCGGACGCCGGCGCACCCGAAGGTGAGCGCGGCGGCGCGCCCTGGAGCCTGGCCGGGCGCTGCGTGCTGGTGCTGGAGGACGACCCGATGGTGCGCGGCGCCTACCTCAACGCGCTCGGGGCGATGGGCTGCCGCGTGCTGTCCGCCGCCACGCTCGACGAGGCGCTGGCGCAGGTCGGGGAGCCCGACGCGGTGGTGGTCGACTGCCGGCTCGGCGGCGGCGTCTCGGGCTTCGAAGCCGCCGAGCGGCTGCGCGGGCAGCGCCGCGCATCGCCCGCACTGCCCGCACTGCCGATCGTCATGGTCACCGCCGACACCGGCCCGGCCGTGGTCGAGGCCGCGCGGCGCCAGGCGCTGCCGCTGCTGCGCAAGCCGGTCGACGACCGGGGGCTCGGCCGCGCGCTGGCCGCAGCCATCGAAGGTTCCTGAAAAATCCGCGAGCCATCGCGCGAGGAGTCGAACATGAACGACGGCGATCGCCTGCTCTCCGAAGGGGCCGAGGTGCTGGTGCGGGAGATCCTTGCGGCACCGCCCGATGCGCTGCACTGCGAGGTGCTGGTCATCGGCAGCGGCTACGGCGGCGCGGTGGCGGCCGCGCGGCTCGCGGGCGCGCAAGCCGCGGACGGCGCGACGGCCAGGGTCTACCTGCTGGAGCGCGGCAGCGAATACCTGCCGGGCGAATTTCCCGCCACCTTCGCGGAGCTGCCGGGCCATGTGCGCTTCAGCATGCAGGACGGCCGCCCCGCGCGCGGCAATGCTTCCGGGCTGTTCGACCTGCGCCTGGGCGGCGAGGTGAATGCGCTAGTGGGCAACGGGCTGGGCGGCGGCTCGCTCATCAACGCGGCGGTGATGGAGCGCGCCACGGCCGATGCCTTCGCGGCCGGCGCGTGGCCCGCGGGCCTGGACCTCGCGGCGCTGGCGCCGGGCTACGTCCAGGCCGAGGCCATGCTGGCGCTGGAGCAGATCCCCGAGAGCGTCTCCAAGCTCGATTCCCTGATGAGGGCCGGCGAGCGGCTGCCCGGCGCCTCGCGCGGCAAGGCCCATGTCGCGATCGCCTTCGCCGACGGCACGCGCACCCCGGCGCAGGTGGCGATGCACCGGTGCCTGCGCTGCGGCGATTGCGTGAGCGGCTGCAACCACCGCGCCAAGAAATCGCTGGACACCAACTACCTGGCGCTGGCCCGTGCAGAGGGTGCGCGGCTGTTCACCGGCGGCACCGCGCATCGCATCGCGGCCCTCCCGGCAGGCGCCGGCTATGCGGTCGAGTTCTTCTTCACCGACCGCCGCAAGGCACGCACCGACAACGCGAGGCCCTACGTGGTGCGCGCCCGGCAGGTCGTGGTGGCCGCCGGCACGCTCGGTTCCACCGAACTGCTGCTGCGCTCCAGGGATGCGGGACTGCCCGTCTCGCAGGCGCTCGGCCAGGGCTTTTCGGCCAACGGCGACATGATCGCGGTGGCGGCCGGGCAGGACGCCGAAGCGCTGTCCTGCGCAACCGAGGGCGAGGCGCCGGCGCAGCGCGGCATCGGGCCGACCATCACCGGGCTGCTGCGCACGCGCGCAGAAAAAGAAGGGCGCCCGCTGGTGATCGAGGAGTTCGCCATTCCCGCGCCGTTGCGCCGCCTGCTGGCCGAGGTGGTCGCCACCACCGGCGCGCTGCATGCGCTCGCGGACACGGACCTCGACCTGCATGCGCCCGACGAGGCGCGCGACCCGCTGGCCCTGGACGACGCGATGCTGCGCCGCACGCCGGTCTACGGAATGATGGGCGACGACGGCGCCGCCGGCCGCATCGAGCTGGCCGGCGATGGCGGCCGCGAGGCGCTGCTGGCCGATGCACGGGTGCGCGTCGCGTGGCACAAGGCTGCGGCCCTTCCGGTGTTCGCGGCCCAGATGCGTGCGTTGCATGCGGTGCACGACGGCGAAGGCGGCCTCGGCGGACGCGTGCTGCCCAGCCCGCTGTGGAATCCGCTGCCGCCTTTTCGCAGCCTCTCGGGCCTGCTGGATGCGCCGGGCTCGGTGCTTACGGTGCATCCGCTCGGCGGCTGCCGCATGGCCGACACCCCCGCGCAGGGCGTGGTCGACAGTTGGGGCCGCGTGTTCGACGGCGCGTCCGCTTCGCCGTCGCTGTTGCCGGGGCTCGCGGTGCTCGACGGTTCGATCGTGCCGGTCTCGCTCGGCATCAATCCCTCGCTCACCATCGCCGCGCTGGCCGAGCGCGCGGTGCCGATGCTGGCCGCGCAGTGGGGCCTGGCGCTGGCCGCAGCGTCGCAGCCGCCGCCGTCGGAACGGCCGCTGCGCCGCGACCTGAGCCTGCCTCGCGCGCCCGCGCCCACGCGAATCTCGCTGCGCGAGCGCATGACGGGCCGCGTGCAGATCGACGGCCAGGCCTTCGCGCTGAGCGCCGAGGTGGCGTTCGAGCCCGTCGACGTGCCGGCCCTGCGTGCCACGCCGCGCGCGCTGGCCCAGCCGCTGGTGCGCCTGCGCTTCGGCGAGGGCGACGGTGCGCCCGTCGCGTATTGCAGCGGCACCGCCTCGATGCTGGTGCGCGAGAAGAGCGACAGCATCGAGCGCATCCTGCGCAGCCATGCGCTGGCGCGAAGGAAGCTGCTGGCGCTCGCGAAGGTGTTGATCGCTTCACGCGCGCCCGCGGCGACCGCGGTCGACGGCAACGACGAAGGTGAGGACGGCGTGGCCTTCGACGGCCCGGTCATGGCCGACCTGCTGGCGCTGTGCTCGCACCTCGGCCAGGCGCGGCTGATCGAATACGACTGGACCGTGGAGCGCGTCGAGCACGGTGCGCCGCTGAAGGTGGGCGACCGGCTGCGGCTCACCAAGCGCATCGCCTTCGTCGAGGGCGGCAACCCGTGGCGCCAGCTCAGCGAGGGCGAGCTGCGCCAGGTCGACGCGCAAGGGACGAAGCCGCTCGGCCGGATGGTGCTGGACCCTTCGTATTTCGTGGAGCAGCTGCAGCCGCTCCTGCGCGTCGAGCACCAGCAGGACATGCCCAACCAGCTCGGCGACCTTGCGGAGCTCGCGCTCTGGGTGCTGCGCATGGTGCTGCAGATCCACCTGCTGAGCTTCGTGCCGCCGCCCGATTCGCCGCTGCACGACTGGGAGCGCCTGCCTGGCGAGGTGAATGGCGTGCAGCCGGAGCCGGTCGACATCGCAGCCGTGGCTGGCACGCCCGGCACGCCGCCGCGGCTGCTGTCGCGCTACCGCCCGCCGGTGCGCCGCGCGGGCACGCGGCCGGTGATGCTGATCCACGGCTACGGCGCGAGCGGTTCCACCTTCGCGCACAGGAGCATTCCCGGCAACCTGGTGCACACGCTGCTTGAGGCCGGGCGCGAGGTCTGGCTGCTCGACCTGCGCACCAGCATCGGCTTTGCATGCCCGCCGCGTGCCTACTGGTCGTTCGACGAAGTGGCCGAGGCCGACATTCCCGACGCCTTGCGCACCGTGCAGGCGGCGTATCCCATGCCGGCCGGTGCGGCACCGGTCCAGGTCGACGTGGTGGCGCATTGCATCGGCGCCGCCATGTTCAGTGCGGCGGTGCTGCGCCTGCCGGGCCTGCATGCGTCCATCGGCGCGGTGGTGCTGTCGCAGGTCGGGCCGCTGCTGCGCGCCACGGCCTTCAACCGGTTCCGCGGCTATGTGGCGGGCTACCTGCAGCAGTTCATCGGCGTGGACGAGTTCGACACGCGCCCCGCGCTCACGCCCATGAAGCGCCTGCTCGTCGACGGCCTGCTGGCGACCTTTCCCTATGCCGACGACGACGGCGAAGCCGCGCGCCTGCGCAGCGCGCCGGGCTTTGCAGCTGTGCGGCACCGGGCCGATGCGATCTTCGGCCAGACCATGCGGCTGCACAACATCGGCAAGGACACGCTCGATGCGCTCGATTCGATCTACGGCTTCGTCAAGCTGCGGGGCCTCGCGCAGGTCGGCCACTATGCGCGCGAAGAGGTGCTGACCGACGCCGGGGGCCAGGCCCACGCCGTGGGCTTCGAGCAGCTCGGCGAGCGCTTCGGCTTTCCGGTCTTCATGCTGCATGGGCAGCGCAACGCGGTGTTCGACTGGCGCGGCTCGTACGAGAGCTTCTGGCTGCTCAAGCGCGTGTTCGGCAAGGATGGCGGGCTGTCGCGGGAACCGCCGGCGCTGCCGGATCCGTCGGACCCTTCGAGGCCCTCCGGCGGCGACCTGTTCCTGGGTGAAGGCACGCCGCACCAGCTGCTGGTGCTCGGCGCCTACGGGCACCAGGACACGCTGATCGGCGAGAAGGCCTGCACCGACGTGTTCCCGCACATCGTGCGCTTCCTCGAAGTCTTCGACAAGAAGCCCGGCGCCGGCAGGCCGGTGCCGCCCGACTGGCTGGCCCGCCTGCCGTGGACCGGCCCCTGGCTCGGCCATGCGAGCCGTTCGGGCGGCAACGCGGGACGGCTGCATTGCCGCCTGGCGCTGCGCGCGCCGCCGGCCCATGTGTCGGCGCGCGCCGTGGTGTTCGTGCCCGCTTGGCGCCGCGCGGGGCGCTGGTGCTTCGACTACCCGTGGATGGTGGGCCTTGCGACCACGCGCGAGACGCTGCAGCAGGAGGCGCTGGAGATCGACCTCTTCGACGACCGGCTCGCCGAGTACCAGGGCTTTGCGGTGCTGACCGTGCACGACGACCTGCCGGTGGCGCGCGGGCCCGTCGAAGTGCTGGGCCGCAGGCTCGCCGCCGGGCTGTTCGCGGCGCCGCAGGACGAGCCCATCGAGCCGGTCCGCGTCGAGGTGATGCGAACGCTGGACGCGGCCACCGACGCGCAGCGCGAGCGCGCCGTGGTGCGCCTCGATCCGGCATGGACCGGCGCCGTGCAGCTCGAGGGCGAGCCGGCGCAGGCCTCGCTGTGCTTCGCGCTGGCGAGCTGCCAGTACGTGCCGGGCCTGGTCGATCGCGTGCCCGCGCAGGCTTCGTACCGGCGGCTGGCTCAGCGGCTCGAACTGCTCGCGCCACCGCACAGGCCGCAATTGCTGGTACTGGCCGGCGACCAGGTGTATGTCGACCAGACGGCGGGGCTCTTCGTGCCGGCCGGCGGCGACGACGTGGGCCAGGCCTATGCGCTCACCTTCAGGCTGGAGGCGCTGCGCCAGGTGATGGCGTCGCTGCCGACCTATCCGCTGCTCGACGACCACGAGGTGATGGACGACTGGACGCCGGGGCCCGACCCCTACGCAACGCCGGGGGTGCGCGCCGCGCTCGACGGCTACTTCGCGCAGCAGCACAAGCTGGTGCACGGCGCCGCGGCGCACCGCGACCAGCGGCCCTTCGACTACCGCATCGCGCCGGCCGGCTTCCCGTTCTGCATGCTCGACACGCGCAGCATGCGGCAGGCCCGGACGCTGCGCGCCGACGCGCCAGCGGCGAGCGCCGCCACGCCGCTCGCCCAGGCGGCGATCCGCGCCGGGGCCGGCATGGGCGATCTCGCGAAGTGGCTGGTGGCCGCGCCCGCCGGCTTGCCCAAGTTCATCGTCTCGCCCGTGGCGCTGTTCCCGATGCCGCGCGCCGCCGTGTTCGGCGACCCGTCGGAACGCCTGGGGCTCGACGACTGGAGCGGGTACCCGGCCTCGCAGCGTGCACTGCTCGAACTGCTGCGCGACACCAGTGCGCGCCATGTCGTGGTGCTCTCGGGCGACCGGCACATGTCGAGCGTTTCGAGCCTCTGGCTGCAGTCGGCATCGGGGCCGGTGGAGGTGATCTCGGTCGTGTCCTCGGGCCTGTATGCGCCCTGGCCCTTCGTCAATGCGCGGCCCGACGCGTTCTGGCTCGACGGCGAAGTCGAGCTCGGGACCGTGCCCGGTGCCTTCCGCGCCACCATGGCCACCGCAGCCGTGGGCACCGGCAACGGCTTCGCGATGCTGCAGGTGGCGCGCGGCGCGGGCGGTCACTGGCGCATCGGCGTCACGCTGGACCTGGACGAGGGACTCACGCAGTGCGAGCGCGACCTCGATCCCGCGGGCGGCAACGGCTGGACGGTGGAAGGTCCGGCGCGCTTCGCGCGCGCCTAGCGCCGGACCTGCCGGACCTGCCTCGGTCCTCAGTCGCCGGGGATGTGCGGCGGGCGCAGTTCCACGGCCTTGGTCGACTTCTTGCGCAGCCGGATGTTGAGCATCTCCACGCCCAGCGAGAACGCCATCGCGAAGTACACATAACCCTTCGGCACGTGATGTCC
This window contains:
- a CDS encoding alkaline phosphatase D family protein, yielding MNDGDRLLSEGAEVLVREILAAPPDALHCEVLVIGSGYGGAVAAARLAGAQAADGATARVYLLERGSEYLPGEFPATFAELPGHVRFSMQDGRPARGNASGLFDLRLGGEVNALVGNGLGGGSLINAAVMERATADAFAAGAWPAGLDLAALAPGYVQAEAMLALEQIPESVSKLDSLMRAGERLPGASRGKAHVAIAFADGTRTPAQVAMHRCLRCGDCVSGCNHRAKKSLDTNYLALARAEGARLFTGGTAHRIAALPAGAGYAVEFFFTDRRKARTDNARPYVVRARQVVVAAGTLGSTELLLRSRDAGLPVSQALGQGFSANGDMIAVAAGQDAEALSCATEGEAPAQRGIGPTITGLLRTRAEKEGRPLVIEEFAIPAPLRRLLAEVVATTGALHALADTDLDLHAPDEARDPLALDDAMLRRTPVYGMMGDDGAAGRIELAGDGGREALLADARVRVAWHKAAALPVFAAQMRALHAVHDGEGGLGGRVLPSPLWNPLPPFRSLSGLLDAPGSVLTVHPLGGCRMADTPAQGVVDSWGRVFDGASASPSLLPGLAVLDGSIVPVSLGINPSLTIAALAERAVPMLAAQWGLALAAASQPPPSERPLRRDLSLPRAPAPTRISLRERMTGRVQIDGQAFALSAEVAFEPVDVPALRATPRALAQPLVRLRFGEGDGAPVAYCSGTASMLVREKSDSIERILRSHALARRKLLALAKVLIASRAPAATAVDGNDEGEDGVAFDGPVMADLLALCSHLGQARLIEYDWTVERVEHGAPLKVGDRLRLTKRIAFVEGGNPWRQLSEGELRQVDAQGTKPLGRMVLDPSYFVEQLQPLLRVEHQQDMPNQLGDLAELALWVLRMVLQIHLLSFVPPPDSPLHDWERLPGEVNGVQPEPVDIAAVAGTPGTPPRLLSRYRPPVRRAGTRPVMLIHGYGASGSTFAHRSIPGNLVHTLLEAGREVWLLDLRTSIGFACPPRAYWSFDEVAEADIPDALRTVQAAYPMPAGAAPVQVDVVAHCIGAAMFSAAVLRLPGLHASIGAVVLSQVGPLLRATAFNRFRGYVAGYLQQFIGVDEFDTRPALTPMKRLLVDGLLATFPYADDDGEAARLRSAPGFAAVRHRADAIFGQTMRLHNIGKDTLDALDSIYGFVKLRGLAQVGHYAREEVLTDAGGQAHAVGFEQLGERFGFPVFMLHGQRNAVFDWRGSYESFWLLKRVFGKDGGLSREPPALPDPSDPSRPSGGDLFLGEGTPHQLLVLGAYGHQDTLIGEKACTDVFPHIVRFLEVFDKKPGAGRPVPPDWLARLPWTGPWLGHASRSGGNAGRLHCRLALRAPPAHVSARAVVFVPAWRRAGRWCFDYPWMVGLATTRETLQQEALEIDLFDDRLAEYQGFAVLTVHDDLPVARGPVEVLGRRLAAGLFAAPQDEPIEPVRVEVMRTLDAATDAQRERAVVRLDPAWTGAVQLEGEPAQASLCFALASCQYVPGLVDRVPAQASYRRLAQRLELLAPPHRPQLLVLAGDQVYVDQTAGLFVPAGGDDVGQAYALTFRLEALRQVMASLPTYPLLDDHEVMDDWTPGPDPYATPGVRAALDGYFAQQHKLVHGAAAHRDQRPFDYRIAPAGFPFCMLDTRSMRQARTLRADAPAASAATPLAQAAIRAGAGMGDLAKWLVAAPAGLPKFIVSPVALFPMPRAAVFGDPSERLGLDDWSGYPASQRALLELLRDTSARHVVVLSGDRHMSSVSSLWLQSASGPVEVISVVSSGLYAPWPFVNARPDAFWLDGEVELGTVPGAFRATMATAAVGTGNGFAMLQVARGAGGHWRIGVTLDLDEGLTQCERDLDPAGGNGWTVEGPARFARA